From Chrysemys picta bellii isolate R12L10 chromosome 1, ASM1138683v2, whole genome shotgun sequence:
ACGAAAGTGGGGAAGACAGTGGGATCAGACAGTGTACCAGTTGAGGCATTTAAAGCATTAGGTCATGGGGGAGTGATGGTGAACTTTTTCTGCTTAATTCTCCATCTTGCAAAAATGCCTGATGAATGAAGGAAGAGCACATTGGTCCCTATCTTCAAGCGTAAAGGAGATGTGCCAGAATGTAGTAATTACTGACTCATCAAGTTAATGAGTCACATGATGAAATGGCTGGAGAGAATCATTGAGCAAAGACATCAGGAGGAGCTGGAGCATCAAGTAATCAACAACCAATTCAGGTTTATGCCAGGAAGGTCAACAATGTATGCAATCTTTGTAGCCTGAATATGGCAGGAGAAACTCAAGGAATTGAGTGTTGTGGATTTGAAGGTTTATGACTGAATTCCTAGGCAATTGTTATGGTGGTACCTTCTGTCACGCAATCTGCCAGAGACATATGTTCAGACTATCATGGACACGTACAAGGATAGCACAACAGTAGTGAGAAGCAGCTGTGTCTACAGTAAGCCTTTCACTGTAAGGATAGGTCTACATCAAGGAACAACCTTTAGCCCATTCCTATTTGTGATTGTAATGGACCCCTTGATGCAGAAGGCTAGGGGAGAGATTCCATGCACCATGCTTTTTGCCAATGATAGTTTTATGCCATGAAGATAAATACAAACTGAAAAAGGGCCTCAAACCATGGAGTGCTGCATTAGAAGACAATGGCTTATGAATCAGGTGACAAAAGACTGAATACATACATTTCAATAAGGGGGACAACAAGAAGCCAATTAACTCTATATCATATAGCTTTAAGTCTGTGCAACAATTTAAATACCTCAGTTCAGTGTTGTGTCATGATGGAAATTTGGTTGTGGATGTTAGAAGCCATCTGAAGTGCATTTTGGTATAAATGGAGGGAATTCTCTGTGATAAGAATATGCCAAGTAAACTAAAGAACAAAGTGTATAAGATCATGATTAAGCCAGCCATGATATACAGTCTGAATGTTGGCCCCtgaggaagagagaagaacaaTTACTTCACACTGCCAAAATGAGTGCTCAGGTGGAATCTGGATAAGACGAGAACTGATAGGTTACACAACTGAACAGTACTAGCCATGATGCACATAGCCCCTATTGCTGAAAAGCTGAGAGAGTATCAGCTGAGATGGCTGGGTCATGTGAGACTACAGGATGTGGGATATGTTGGCCAGAGAGTACATGAGATATAGTCCCAGGACAAAGATCACAAGGAGAACCTAGAGAAAGGTGGTTTGGGATACTGAAGGAGGGCAAGAAGAAGGCTGGTTTGGAAAATACACTTGATGGGACAAGGTGACCCCTGATTGATGGCACAaggtgaagaagaagaagaagaagagtttAACTTTTGCAAATCCATCTTAAATCCATCTACACTGGGCTTATATCAAATTAAGTTTACATTGATTAGGACAGGTTTTAAGATAAGCCAAAATAAGCttcttttaaactaaaataagTGAGTCTAAACAAGGTTgtcgggttttttttgtttgtttgtttgttttttggtttaaccaaatttggtttaaaaaaatggaaactggtgAAACTTCTGTGCATAGACAAGCCCCTAAACAAAAGACTACATTCTGGTATGTCTCCTGGGAAGAGTGCTGGAaaagggagtggagcagagcaaCTAGCTGAAGGTTTTTCTGAACCTTTCTGCCTGTGAAGGGCAAATAAGGCATAGTGGCCCATGGGACGTCAGGGAGCGCACTAAGCAATGGATGCTTCAAAAACAAGCTGCTTCTGCTCATCTGCACCTGCTAGTAGCAGATGTTCAAGGAGCATGGCAAGTTGGCTATGCCCCAACTTTCCTGTCTACCCCAGATATAGCTGTGGAATGTCATTGGACACACTAGCTGGCTGACATGGAATTTTAGGAGTAATAGGGGCAAAATTTTGCCTGGATCCTGTGTGTTCTGTACCTACACAGGACTATCCAAAATTTGATCCCAAAAGTTAGTATCCCTCTgtctagtatctgagcactttccatGTAAAACCAATAGCCAAGCCCATGGTAGGCTTGATGGAATCTCTGGCATTTCTCCCTTTTTGAGTTATAACTGTTGTGTTGTTAAattttttacaaataaataaacatgTTTTGCTACATTAGCTGAATGAAGTCCAAAATGTAAACAACAAGCATAAATGGAGCCATGTAAACTAAGGCCAAGGTTTCCAAATCTGAGCGCCTAAAGTTAGGCCCTAAAAGTTTAGCCTGCTAAATAAGAATCCTGACGCTCAAAAATGATGAGCCAAgcagcttccattgactccagttggAGTGGTGAGTGCCCAACACCTCTGACAACCAGGCCATTAATTTAGATGCCTTAATATGGATTGAGGGAGACTAACTTTAAGATTTCAAATTTGAAAACTTTCAGCTAAATTTGAAGAAGACATATGTCCCAGTAGTTAGAGTTCTAGCCTTGGACTTGTGAGACCTGCTCATTCACAGACTTCCGCTGTGATCTTAAGTAAGTCACTTagcctatctgtgcctcagtccccatatgtaaaatggacataacagcactgccctacctcacaggagtgtagTGAGGATAAACATTCCTCAGAGGGGTGTTGtaggattgtgaggcactcaggtgctatggggccatataagtaccacaACGAggttattacattttaaaacttattttattttaaggtgCTGCTAATACAGACAGgacatttttgtttggaaaaataAGATCTTTATCTTGACATTGTCCCTTTAAATCTACACCTTTGCAGGTCTGTGTGGTGGCCTTAGTGGGAATGGTGATGCTTTGTGTTTCATATCAGCCTGAGGAGAAGACATGTTTCCAGTTTGCCATAAAGGTacagtataattttttttaatcttgatatatataaaatcacaagCTGCTGTACTGGATAATTTCCCCATATAAAAGAAAGCCAGATTGTGCTTGAAAGTTGCAAAAATGTAACCCTTAGACTGGCAGTCTAGAAAATGCCAACAATCAAACAAATGCTTAGGAGGATTTATACTATACCCTGCATATCTGCAGTCTGTGTAAAAGAGGAATTCTAGGTCAAGATGATAAATACTTTATTTTCAGGTAAGAGCCTATTTTATCTGCAACATTTTGGGGAATATTAAAGACACTTGGATAAATGGGCTCAAGGGTTCAAAAACTGAGGGGGTTACTGGGTAAGGGGAAATGTCACAGTTATCAGGATAAGCGAGAATTTCATATTAAAGGGATTCAGATAAATAGGGATTTACTGTATCTATTTCTGACATTTTATGATGGATTTCAAGTCCCGCCTAGTGTGCAGTTTCCCTCTTACCATAAAATTAGATGCTGCATGTGCATGCGTAAGTTAAAAGGCTTGGGGGAAGACCCCTACTTGCCCACCCACCTACATACCAAAGATATATAGTAAACCCATCTAAACTCTGTAGCCTTTCTTCATATTGTGTCAGGTATCACAGATATTTAGTCAGTGTTCCAAGGATGAAATCcacccctatgcataggagcaaCACAAGGACTATGCACCACTGATGTCCCATTTAAGTTCTCAAAACAGCACTTGCGTGGTATTTATGGCATCCATTGGCCTCATATTGACCCTCTGCATGAAGATGAATTTCACtctgaggcacaccaaattttttttttccagtgggagTGTTGTAGCAGCTTTTCTCCAGATTACTTTTATTTCTAAGGCTCTTGTTATTGTGCTGGTGTGGAATAATAAGTGGAAAGAattaaatggaaaaggaaaatgaATAAAAGTCCAAGGGGAAGATTTGAAAAGACACAGGAGGCAGAGCTACCTGCACCAGATAGCACTTACACGGGTAGAAAGTGCGGCTCTGATATCCTTCAGCCCTTCTTCATGGGCTTATAGTTCAAGCTGCTCTAACTCTTAGAAAGGGCTCTCTATTAACTTCTGCAGGGGTTTGGAGTACTTTCTATGGAATCTGACTGGTTTAATCCTTAAGAGTACAGGACTTTCCCATGCAGGACACAATGCATCTTAACTGAGTTGTTGTTTATTTCCCTGACGTgtaacaaaaatataattttcttatcagtaaatattttaaaacctttCCTTCTTTGGGTTCATCATATAGGAAAATGTATGTGACCTACCATTCACTGTACATAATCATGGTATGTCACTTCCCCCAttccttcctttctccttctATTTAGATAGCAATCAGAGGGCCTGTATATCTCTCGAGTGGTGAAAAGCGTTTTTCCGGGGACAAATTCCAGCTCCTTGGCAGAACTCCCTAAGCAGTTGTATTTGTTGTTTTGGAGTTGCCTCTGGGTCTATCATGTGATTAGCCTGCTGATGGGATCTGTGCACTCACTGCCCTGTGCTCCTTCCCAGGCAGCACTTTCTTTAGACTCACCTTTGATATTTAGAAATGTGTTCATTTTCATCTGTTTGCGAAGGAAATTCCTCTGCAAACACCACGTGAGGATAATAGCTATTTGTCAATTGCCTAATGCCCCCATATGACTCTGTGCATCTTAGCTGATTGCTACAGGGGCTGCCTGGAGACTTTTGCATTTGAAAGGAAACCTCAGATTTCTTTCATGTATGGCATcattttaattaatgtatttattttggtgcATAACATGCAAATACATGTGACCATACCAGAAGTACTGTCTAGATTATTTATTGATTTGATGCCATTTTCCATTCACTTTTTGTAGGTGTTGATATCTGCATGCAGTGCAAATCAATGCAGAATCAGAGCCGTGGTACATACAGGCTTAAAAATTCATGTAATGAGGTCATATTCTACTCTCCATTCCATTCAGTGGGGTTGCCACAGATTTACATCAGGATAATCGATCAGAATTGGTTCCCTCATGAATATCAACATTAGTGCAATTATCTGTTGCCATCAtgcttttccctttaaaaatgtttacgTCATCTTTTGAAATATTATCACATGCTCATAAATTACCATATATCTTTGTGTAGAGACTGCCCTCAATTAATAGCTGCCCCCTTTACCATGCAGTTTTTAATAGGAGCTGTCCTCATTTTGTAAATTCACTTTTACTGTGGGCCTTTTACCATGAAAGCTTCAGGgggaatgtaattaaatttaataaaagCCACCTTCATTTAGAAATTGCCCTAAGTTTAAGGCTGCAGGGAGAGTCATTAAACTTAATAGAAGCCATGGCGTCTAAATGAAGATCTAGATATCTTGAATTCAGTTATTTTGGGGACAGAAGGAATATATTGCTTTGATATCTCCTATAGCCCTACTATATTTTCCCCCAAACTGACACATGTATGGGAAGATAGATCTACAGGGTGAATCAAAGACAAATATACCCAGAGAGTGGATTTTATCAAAACATACATCCCTAGAGCTTCACGGCAATAAAAATTGCTTATGTATTGATAGTTTGCTTATGGTGCAGaggtttaataaaaataaaaaataaaaaaaagcctctttatttaaaataacaaattccCAACCATGCCATGTTGCTGACAGATAAGTAAGAAGCCAAGAGAAATAAATGTCTCCATCCTGCTCAGCAGAACCAGAAATGATATTGGCACCATGCACAGTTATATTTGAATATATATATTCCCAAAAAGTAGTGTGAGTGCAATACAAAAATTGCCAAATCCAGAACTCAAATGTCAGGAAATTCCATACCATATAATAATCAAAACTCCACTCCTGCAACCTGAAGTGATTGGGGCTCTGAATGATCTCACAGTGATATCAGAATTCCATCCACATGGAGCAGATTTCAGGACTAGGCCCCAAATAATTACATTTCCCTCTGGGACTAAAGAAGGACTCTATCCTTTTTATTCCATGCAAGTGGCAGCCTTAGAGAGTAATGGCAACTTAACTTCCTTCTGTGCCTTTGAAATCTTCTCTTTTACCTTcctgggccagatttccaaacgGGCCTCTGTGTGAGGCACAAATTTACTCTTATACGTTTGTGTACCTGTTTTGTAGTAATCATTATTTTCCACATGGAACCTCAGATGAGTTCAAGCGAAATGCCCTTGCAGTCCCCACTCAGATTATTAGACACCTAGCTGTCCAATATGCCTGCACGAGTCCGATTCTTTTCTGTGTGCAAAACATAGCCATGAGTAGATGCATGCACAAAGTTGTTCCTGTAATTTTAAGAGACCCTTTATGTCAGTGGCATAATGACAGCACTTTTGTAAGCACCACCACTTGCCATTAAATATTTGAGGCTAgcgcctcagctggtgtaaatcgctggggctccattgacttcagcagagcaaCACCAAGTTACCTTACCTGAATATGTGGCTGTTGCAACTTTAGTCAAAGCGGCATGAATAATACCATAAAAGTGCATCCTGCTCCATTAAGCATGCAGCTTTGTAAAAAGTTAGACTCCTTGATATTATTTTTAACAGGTCTGTTCTAAAAATTATATTCCAACCCTCATATGAAGTAAGTAAAATATGCCTTTGGAGGGCTGATGTACTTGCAACTGCTTTTAGCACCCACAGGTCGGCATCAACCCAGAATTACATATTTATTGCAACTAATGAGCATGAAATGTATAAACTGTCCCTCAAATGCACACTTTCACTGGAAAAATCGGTGCATGTGTTGGTTATATGCCCCGTTCTCTGTGTAGCTGGAAAAGAATGTTTGTCTTTTTTGCTTTATTTCAGCTGATGTACTTTCTACTGAGCACCCTGAGTCTGATTACCTGTGTTTTGGCAGTGGCTTTTGTTGCACATCATCATTCACAGATTACACAGTTTACCTGTGATGCCGTCCTCGACTCTTGCCAGTGCAAACTGGACACTTCAGATCCCCTCAGTAGGACCTTCGTTTACCAGGATGTATCTGATTGTACCAGTGTCACTAGCACTTTCAATCTGTATCTGCTACTGCAGATGGTTCTTAATCTGATCACAGCCATTGTGTGTTTGTTGGCATGCTTTGTGATGTGGAAACACAGATATCAGGTCTTTTTTGTGGGCGTTCGGTTACACTCATTAACTGGTACTGAAATCCAACAACAGAAAGTATAGGGgggtggttttggtttgttttatagAGAGTGAATAACAAATGTCAGGCTATTACCACCGTAGAAACTGCAAATAGATCAGTGTTTAAAGATTTTTTGACAAAGACGACCATTCACACATTTTTaatgaatatatttatatttttcagtCATTTGAAGAGCAATTTTTACAGCCGCTATTGCCAAGGGCCCTTGTGGGAAGAGCTAGATGTATCACAAAAATTCTAAAGATGTGGCTGTACAAATAGTCTCCAAAGAGCATCTTTAATAGGCATAGACAAAAGCAGTTTTGATCATTACTGGGATTCCTCTGCTGAGCTATATATGGTAACaaaccatgggccagattcttggtTGGTGTCAATCTGtctgttccattgacttcaatggagctatgctgatgtacaccagctgaggatggaTCTGGTCCAGACTGTTTAAGTGAAATTATTCCAGTCATGCTTAGGGAGTTGTGCTCTTGGCTATCCCACATTATCATTACTGGGATTTACTGTATATGTGTGAGCAGCGAGGGAAGGTTGAGACCCTTCCAAATGCAAACTAAGACCAGGAACAAATGAGAATCTATTGCTGGTAACAGTATAAACTCTAGtcaaggttttcaaaagggcctaatgAGATCCcttaaatgggcctgattttccaggagtgatgctcagcattttctgaaaatcaaaccaaTGTAAGGTCCCTCAAGCTGGACACCTAACACTGAAGCTCCCGAATAGCTAGTGGCTTTTGGAAAGCCTGTATCAACATGATTGTAATAGCACTGCATACAAAAAGGATGTTTACCTATTACTCCAGTTCTACTTTCCTCCAAGTGCAGCAGGCCAAATACCTTCTTGGCGTACTTCCTGTGAAGACAATAGAGTTGcaccagggatggatttggccccAAAACTCTGAAAGATATATCACTGCATAAATagaaagccccccc
This genomic window contains:
- the SSPN gene encoding sarcospan isoform X1, with amino-acid sequence MRKEEKKPQNNTSLKNQNQAGKAPEGEKSTDPAKQQEPAMKKKAKGDPKTGQEEESHTCCGCRFPLLVALLQLVLGVSITVLGFIMAGISSSLLVRDTPYWAGIIVCVVALVGMVMLCVSYQPEEKTCFQFAIKLMYFLLSTLSLITCVLAVAFVAHHHSQITQFTCDAVLDSCQCKLDTSDPLSRTFVYQDVSDCTSVTSTFNLYLLLQMVLNLITAIVCLLACFVMWKHRYQVFFVGVRLHSLTGTEIQQQKV
- the SSPN gene encoding sarcospan isoform X2, with protein sequence MVMLCVSYQPEEKTCFQFAIKLMYFLLSTLSLITCVLAVAFVAHHHSQITQFTCDAVLDSCQCKLDTSDPLSRTFVYQDVSDCTSVTSTFNLYLLLQMVLNLITAIVCLLACFVMWKHRYQVFFVGVRLHSLTGTEIQQQKV